Proteins encoded by one window of Salicibibacter halophilus:
- a CDS encoding YfhH family protein: MNQRYGQMTNQELTAEVARLNELSKKAEQKGMVSEFAVHERKKVIAESYLLNPDDFAPGETYTIEGEPDAETSKFVISYMNGVFAWGHRDGDDSLSAIPIALLDKK; this comes from the coding sequence ACAAATGACGAATCAAGAGCTGACTGCAGAGGTTGCACGATTAAATGAATTGTCGAAAAAAGCGGAGCAAAAAGGAATGGTAAGTGAATTTGCGGTTCATGAACGAAAAAAAGTGATCGCGGAGTCGTATTTGTTAAATCCAGATGATTTCGCCCCCGGAGAAACGTATACGATAGAGGGCGAGCCTGATGCTGAAACAAGTAAATTTGTCATCTCTTATATGAACGGCGTGTTCGCGTGGGGGCACAGAGACGGGGATGACTCGTTGTCGGCCATTCCCATCGCCCTTCTCGATAAAAAATAA
- a CDS encoding metal-dependent hydrolase, with product MDTASHAVMGVGIAGLATLDPVIAENAATMHAVAIGVIIGSQAPDFDTVLKMKNNASYITNHRGATHSIPAVLLWSILISAVIYLFIPTASLFHLWLWTFLAVVIHVFVDIFNAYGTKALAPLRDKWIAIGSINIFDPFIFILHIAGMLLWLTGADPGYTFLSIYMIIALYYVWRMKVRNRVIRHARRLHPHATHVFVSPTYRWSEFHLVIRTQDHLHVATWKKKSIRYLESYLFEPIPDDPIIQAALEDQNLSAFLSFSPTYRWEIVGRPFGYDVVFTDLRYRSAGYYPFISVVRLNRDLTITGSYTGWIYDLEKLEYKLQTSGKSKKKKRARLLNAT from the coding sequence ATGGACACTGCTTCCCATGCGGTTATGGGGGTCGGAATCGCCGGCCTTGCCACATTGGACCCGGTGATTGCCGAAAATGCCGCAACCATGCACGCCGTTGCGATCGGAGTTATCATTGGATCACAAGCACCTGATTTTGACACGGTGCTGAAAATGAAAAATAATGCCTCCTATATTACAAACCATAGAGGAGCCACCCACTCAATTCCTGCCGTTCTCCTCTGGTCTATCCTCATTTCCGCCGTCATCTATCTGTTTATACCGACCGCGAGCTTGTTCCATTTATGGTTATGGACGTTTCTCGCTGTGGTGATTCACGTGTTCGTTGATATATTTAATGCTTACGGAACGAAAGCACTGGCACCGCTTAGAGATAAATGGATTGCAATAGGCTCCATTAACATTTTTGATCCATTTATTTTTATTTTACACATCGCGGGCATGCTCTTATGGTTGACAGGCGCTGATCCTGGATACACGTTCTTGTCCATCTACATGATCATTGCCCTTTACTATGTATGGAGAATGAAGGTGCGGAACAGGGTAATTCGACACGCCCGCAGGCTTCACCCGCACGCTACCCATGTTTTCGTCTCTCCAACGTACCGATGGTCCGAGTTTCACCTTGTCATTCGTACTCAGGATCACCTGCATGTAGCCACTTGGAAAAAGAAATCAATACGCTATCTGGAAAGCTATTTATTTGAACCGATCCCAGATGACCCGATTATACAGGCCGCCCTTGAAGATCAAAACTTATCGGCGTTTCTCTCCTTTTCCCCTACCTACCGATGGGAGATCGTGGGTCGCCCATTCGGTTACGATGTCGTTTTCACCGATTTGCGGTATCGATCCGCCGGATACTATCCGTTTATATCGGTCGTTCGGCTCAACCGGGATTTAACGATCACAGGGTCGTACACAGGTTGGATTTACGACCTGGAAAAATTGGAGTACAAACTGCAAACGTCCGGAAAGTCCAAAAAGAAAAAAAGAGCACGGCTGCTGAACGCAACGTGA
- a CDS encoding MFS transporter → MKEQPIQVFMEYKIVEGKEQAYQAWMNEIVSELNDMGVKNFRWFEALEQPGLYVELFTVPSIETYERIKSLRRSKEHPRFGELGNWVHKPLEQINCWAFRDRSATIVS, encoded by the coding sequence ATGAAGGAGCAGCCTATCCAAGTTTTTATGGAATACAAGATCGTGGAAGGGAAAGAACAAGCATACCAAGCTTGGATGAACGAAATCGTGAGTGAATTAAACGACATGGGTGTGAAAAATTTTCGCTGGTTCGAAGCATTGGAGCAGCCGGGACTATATGTGGAATTATTTACGGTGCCGTCAATCGAAACGTACGAGCGCATAAAAAGCCTTCGGAGATCCAAGGAACATCCGCGCTTTGGCGAATTGGGAAACTGGGTGCACAAGCCGCTTGAGCAAATCAACTGTTGGGCATTTCGCGATCGTTCAGCGACGATTGTATCTTGA
- the mutY gene encoding A/G-specific adenine glycosylase encodes MTRYSHHLETFPIGEFSGRILQWYEKNKRQLPWRENKDPYRIWVSEIMLQQTKVDTVKPYFENFMNKFPCPEALAEAEEDDVMKAWEGLGYYSRARNLQSAVKEVVHHYDGEIPKSPENFASLKGVGPYTKGAVMSIAYDLEEPAVDGNVMRVLARVLLIGDDIGKQRTRKQVEQEVRELMAGNSPADFNQALMELGALVCTPKNPDCAACPVNNTCRAYQRGMVQQLPVKAKKKKQQRRTMAVAVLENKEGEILVEQRPDKGLLAGMWQFPMIEATPELQHGAMSDYLKETHHVDVELGATEQRFDHVFSHLIWDIRVFRAKAEVRTPSPSGKWLTKKEARQLAFSVSHQKIWEQQL; translated from the coding sequence ATGACTCGTTATTCACACCATTTGGAGACGTTTCCCATTGGGGAATTCTCTGGACGGATATTACAGTGGTATGAAAAAAATAAACGGCAGCTGCCATGGCGGGAAAATAAAGACCCTTATCGAATATGGGTGTCAGAGATCATGTTGCAACAGACAAAAGTGGATACCGTTAAACCTTACTTTGAAAATTTCATGAATAAATTCCCGTGCCCGGAAGCTTTAGCTGAGGCAGAAGAAGACGATGTGATGAAAGCGTGGGAAGGGTTAGGTTATTACTCACGCGCCCGTAACCTACAATCGGCAGTAAAAGAAGTGGTCCACCATTACGATGGCGAAATTCCGAAAAGCCCGGAAAATTTTGCATCGCTAAAAGGGGTCGGTCCCTATACCAAAGGGGCTGTGATGAGCATTGCCTATGATCTTGAAGAGCCGGCTGTTGACGGGAACGTTATGCGTGTGCTCGCACGTGTGTTGTTGATTGGCGATGACATTGGAAAACAACGCACACGTAAACAGGTGGAACAAGAGGTGCGCGAGCTTATGGCCGGCAATTCTCCCGCGGATTTTAACCAAGCCTTGATGGAATTGGGAGCGTTGGTTTGTACACCTAAAAACCCTGATTGTGCTGCTTGTCCGGTAAATAATACGTGCCGGGCTTATCAACGGGGGATGGTCCAGCAGCTACCGGTAAAAGCTAAAAAGAAAAAACAACAACGACGGACAATGGCGGTTGCGGTTCTCGAAAATAAGGAGGGAGAAATTCTCGTTGAACAACGACCCGACAAAGGGTTGCTTGCCGGGATGTGGCAGTTTCCGATGATAGAGGCAACGCCTGAGCTGCAACATGGAGCAATGAGTGATTATTTAAAAGAGACGCATCATGTCGACGTCGAACTGGGAGCTACGGAGCAACGGTTTGACCATGTTTTCAGCCACCTGATTTGGGACATTCGCGTGTTTCGTGCCAAAGCTGAAGTTCGGACACCGAGCCCAAGCGGCAAGTGGCTAACGAAAAAAGAAGCAAGACAGTTGGCGTTCTCCGTATCCCATCAAAAAATATGGGAGCAGCAATTGTAG
- the fabL gene encoding enoyl-[acyl-carrier-protein] reductase FabL, whose amino-acid sequence MENKNKVALVTGSSRGIGREAAIRLAKEGYDVAIHYARSKKGAEETARQVEEHGSKAFIVKANVSKKEKIDEMFATLEEEFGRLDVFVNNAASGVLRPAMELEENHWDWTMNINAKALLFCAQRAVPLMEKNGGGRMVSLTSIGSIRVLDHYSAVGVSKAALESLTRYLAVELAEKNIRVNAVSGGIVDTDALAHFPNRDELLEDSRAKTPAGRLVERSDLADAVLFLLSDRASMIRGQTIVVDGGISLCI is encoded by the coding sequence ATGGAAAATAAAAACAAAGTGGCACTCGTTACAGGGTCCAGCCGCGGAATCGGAAGAGAAGCAGCGATCCGCCTGGCGAAAGAGGGGTATGACGTTGCCATTCACTACGCGCGCAGCAAAAAAGGGGCGGAAGAAACCGCCAGGCAGGTAGAAGAGCACGGTTCTAAAGCGTTTATCGTGAAAGCAAACGTAAGCAAAAAAGAAAAAATCGATGAGATGTTTGCAACCCTCGAAGAGGAATTCGGCAGATTGGATGTATTTGTGAACAATGCTGCTTCCGGTGTTTTGCGACCGGCGATGGAACTCGAGGAAAACCATTGGGACTGGACAATGAATATTAATGCAAAAGCTTTGCTGTTTTGTGCGCAAAGGGCGGTTCCGCTGATGGAAAAGAACGGCGGCGGACGGATGGTTAGCCTAACGTCCATAGGCTCCATTCGCGTCTTGGATCATTATTCTGCCGTCGGTGTCTCAAAAGCAGCATTAGAATCGCTAACCCGCTATTTAGCGGTGGAATTGGCCGAGAAAAATATCCGTGTAAATGCGGTTTCCGGAGGAATTGTGGACACCGATGCATTGGCCCATTTCCCGAATCGGGATGAATTATTGGAAGACTCCCGTGCGAAAACCCCTGCAGGAAGGCTCGTGGAACGGTCCGACCTTGCGGATGCAGTCCTATTTTTATTGTCTGACCGGGCATCCATGATTCGGGGGCAAACGATTGTTGTAGATGGCGGAATCTCTCTCTGTATATAA
- a CDS encoding FUSC family protein, whose amino-acid sequence MKFGARIFKTGLAVILALYAAHLLGLEPAFFAGLTAGLTIQPSIYRTYQRILHQVQANFIGAALAVIFGLAFGHEPFVIGVVVMIAIAIILRLGLDSSTIPVTLVTIVIIMGQGPGQTPDDGYALFALSRFSLIMLGVFSAFLVNLFFLPPKYENKLYDEIFATTENAARWIRLITRQDTNVQARREDLEESHDKLVELDQLYLFYKEERNYFRNNKFAKARKLVLFREMLTATRQLIHVLGSLDKRENDFYHLPEHMQRLVQQQLDHLTNYHGRIMARYSGKVTTQMTDFMSEEADEGNESLTESFMNSYDYQELSREEWLNLLPLIAYIIEYNSQLDHLDRLLESYFTYHQEDEN is encoded by the coding sequence ATGAAATTTGGCGCCCGTATTTTTAAGACGGGATTGGCTGTTATACTCGCCCTTTATGCTGCGCATTTACTCGGATTGGAGCCTGCGTTTTTTGCAGGGCTGACGGCGGGGCTGACGATCCAGCCATCCATTTACCGTACGTATCAAAGGATTCTCCATCAAGTTCAAGCAAATTTTATCGGGGCTGCTTTGGCGGTTATTTTCGGACTTGCCTTTGGTCACGAGCCTTTCGTGATCGGTGTCGTGGTCATGATTGCAATCGCCATCATCCTTAGGCTCGGCCTGGACTCCTCCACGATACCGGTTACGCTTGTAACGATTGTGATCATCATGGGACAAGGTCCCGGTCAAACCCCCGATGACGGATACGCCCTGTTCGCCCTATCCCGTTTTTCTTTAATCATGCTCGGTGTCTTTTCGGCTTTTCTCGTGAACTTGTTTTTCTTGCCGCCAAAGTATGAAAATAAATTATACGACGAAATTTTCGCCACGACTGAAAACGCCGCCCGTTGGATCCGGTTAATCACACGGCAGGATACGAATGTTCAAGCAAGGCGGGAAGACTTGGAGGAATCTCACGATAAACTCGTGGAACTGGACCAGCTTTATTTATTTTATAAAGAAGAACGCAATTACTTCAGGAACAACAAATTTGCAAAAGCTAGGAAACTTGTTCTTTTTCGGGAGATGCTGACAGCCACGCGACAACTTATCCATGTACTCGGCTCCCTCGATAAAAGGGAGAACGATTTTTATCATCTTCCCGAACATATGCAACGGCTCGTCCAACAACAGCTCGATCACCTTACCAATTATCACGGACGAATCATGGCGCGTTATTCCGGGAAGGTGACGACGCAAATGACTGATTTTATGAGCGAGGAAGCAGATGAAGGCAATGAGTCATTAACAGAGTCATTTATGAATTCGTATGATTATCAGGAACTCAGCCGGGAAGAGTGGCTGAACCTGCTTCCGCTAATCGCCTACATTATCGAATATAATTCGCAACTGGACCACTTGGATCGGCTGCTGGAAAGCTATTTCACCTATCATCAAGAAGATGAAAATTGA
- a CDS encoding GTPase family protein, with amino-acid sequence MGRRGAGKSTLVNAIFQAPVAEIGAVTAETERGSWHTYKNNAQKAVMEVLDTRGFGEGDKTHFPHAEQDTWEEALSSRYPDAILFLVKAKEVDARVTEDIEQLKKLREMINKKHDYLPPVIGIVTQVDELDPVYDTDPPFEEEKVANIGQASNHMEHMLKKHLPEVAGTLPVCAYIAFKNGEMVYDRRWKIDELIDFLLEQLPSSTWMQWARITQAKTIQVRIAKTIGKSASAITGGVGAQPIPLADLPVITGMQMSMIAGIAYVSGRKLDRKSMAEFLGAIGANVGTAFAFRQLARSLSKVTFPVAGHAISGTLAATATWGCAELPSFTSSKSVRSTRQRKLIKTNQNHRPMNRMRGESSCTSHHSPLTSSMKGAPLFYEIWRPYF; translated from the coding sequence GTGGGCAGGCGAGGCGCGGGGAAATCGACCCTCGTAAATGCTATTTTTCAAGCGCCGGTAGCTGAGATCGGCGCTGTTACCGCCGAGACCGAACGCGGATCTTGGCATACGTACAAAAATAACGCCCAAAAAGCCGTCATGGAAGTGTTGGATACACGGGGGTTCGGGGAAGGGGATAAAACACACTTCCCCCATGCTGAACAAGATACCTGGGAGGAAGCCTTATCCTCCCGCTATCCAGACGCCATTTTATTTCTTGTGAAAGCAAAAGAGGTAGACGCCCGTGTTACTGAAGATATTGAGCAGTTAAAAAAACTTCGGGAAATGATTAACAAGAAACATGATTACCTGCCTCCGGTGATCGGGATTGTCACACAAGTAGATGAGCTTGATCCTGTGTATGATACTGACCCTCCCTTTGAAGAAGAAAAGGTTGCCAATATCGGGCAAGCGAGCAACCATATGGAGCATATGTTGAAAAAGCATTTGCCCGAAGTTGCAGGCACCCTTCCGGTTTGCGCTTATATCGCCTTTAAAAATGGAGAAATGGTCTATGACCGACGTTGGAAAATTGATGAACTGATCGATTTTTTGCTCGAACAGCTGCCGAGTAGCACGTGGATGCAGTGGGCACGCATTACACAGGCAAAAACGATTCAAGTCCGCATTGCCAAAACAATCGGGAAAAGTGCATCCGCGATCACCGGCGGCGTTGGCGCCCAACCGATCCCACTCGCAGACTTGCCGGTCATTACCGGGATGCAAATGTCCATGATCGCCGGGATTGCTTACGTATCAGGGAGAAAATTGGACCGAAAATCGATGGCCGAGTTTTTGGGAGCAATAGGTGCCAATGTCGGTACAGCTTTCGCGTTTCGCCAATTAGCAAGATCATTAAGCAAAGTGACGTTCCCAGTCGCCGGCCATGCCATCTCCGGAACATTGGCAGCAACAGCTACATGGGGTTGTGCAGAGCTGCCATCGTTTACTTCATCGAAAAGCGTCCGGTCCACGAGGCAAAGGAAGCTTATAAAAACCAATCAGAACCACCGGCCGATGAATCGGATGAGAGGTGAATCCTCTTGCACCTCCCATCATTCACCTCTCACTTCCAGTATGAAAGGAGCGCCGCTGTTCTATGAAATTTGGCGCCCGTATTTTTAA
- the bcp gene encoding thioredoxin-dependent thiol peroxidase produces MELTSKQAPDFTLQANDGSEVTLSDYQGQTVVLYFYPKDMTPGCTTQACDFRDAISDLQEENVVVLGVSPDPIEKHEKFASKHELPFLLLSDPDQDAANKYGVWQLKKNFGKESMGIVRSTFVIDPDGIVTKEWRKVRVGGHVDEVRAYLTEKSGA; encoded by the coding sequence GTGGAATTGACAAGTAAGCAAGCCCCTGATTTCACATTGCAAGCAAACGACGGTTCGGAAGTGACGTTAAGCGATTATCAAGGACAAACGGTAGTATTGTATTTTTATCCGAAAGACATGACCCCGGGTTGTACGACACAAGCATGTGATTTCAGGGATGCGATTTCCGATCTACAAGAAGAAAATGTCGTCGTCCTTGGCGTTAGCCCTGACCCAATCGAAAAACATGAAAAATTTGCAAGTAAACATGAACTCCCGTTCTTGTTGTTATCAGATCCGGACCAAGATGCTGCGAATAAATATGGAGTTTGGCAATTGAAAAAGAACTTCGGGAAAGAATCCATGGGGATTGTTCGCTCCACATTTGTCATAGACCCGGACGGGATTGTTACAAAGGAATGGCGAAAGGTTCGTGTGGGTGGCCATGTAGATGAAGTTCGCGCTTATTTGACAGAAAAGAGCGGTGCGTAG
- a CDS encoding cyclic-di-AMP receptor, which produces MKLFVCIVNDVYRDHMENRLQNEGFRITELASSGGFRRKGNTTFLIGCNERDVEQLKQSMKDACLQLEKKKNIEGRQRYRYTSFMLNTSEGEDWLSLYNDES; this is translated from the coding sequence ATGAAATTATTCGTATGCATTGTCAATGATGTATACCGGGATCATATGGAAAACAGGTTGCAAAACGAAGGCTTCCGCATTACGGAGTTGGCGAGTAGCGGCGGTTTTCGCCGCAAGGGCAATACAACGTTTTTAATCGGTTGCAATGAGCGGGACGTTGAGCAACTGAAACAATCGATGAAGGACGCCTGCCTTCAATTAGAGAAAAAAAAGAACATCGAAGGGCGCCAACGATATCGTTATACGTCCTTTATGTTGAACACCTCCGAAGGCGAAGACTGGTTGTCCCTATATAATGATGAATCATAA
- the perR gene encoding peroxide-responsive transcriptional repressor PerR — translation MENENLQKAVESLKAAKVRMTPQRHAILEFMFETMSHPTADEIYKALEEKFPNMSVATVYNNLRVFKEVGIVNELTYGDSSSRFDAATDTHYHIICKDCGKIVDFHYPVLDEVETLAEHVTNFQVDSHRMEIYGKCPSCASKEPVHL, via the coding sequence ATGGAGAATGAAAATCTTCAAAAGGCGGTTGAATCGTTGAAAGCAGCTAAAGTTCGAATGACGCCGCAACGTCATGCGATTTTAGAATTTATGTTCGAAACCATGAGCCACCCTACTGCGGATGAAATTTATAAAGCGCTTGAGGAAAAGTTTCCGAATATGAGCGTAGCGACGGTATATAATAATCTTCGTGTATTTAAGGAAGTCGGTATTGTTAATGAATTGACATACGGTGATTCTTCCAGCCGATTTGATGCAGCAACGGATACCCATTACCACATCATCTGCAAAGATTGCGGGAAGATCGTTGATTTTCATTACCCTGTTTTGGATGAAGTGGAAACGTTGGCAGAGCATGTCACAAATTTCCAAGTTGATTCCCACCGGATGGAGATATACGGAAAATGTCCATCATGTGCAAGCAAGGAACCGGTTCACTTATAA
- a CDS encoding YgzB family protein, translating to MAKINRIRTFAMALIFIGIFIMYIAIFVFSNNPILMSIAMIIGFLSVISSSLVYLWIGIKSTQTIHVNCPNCEKQTKILGRADACMHCDEPLTIDPNLEGKELDARYNRKNFQS from the coding sequence GTGGCAAAAATCAACCGGATTCGTACATTTGCGATGGCTTTAATATTCATCGGAATATTTATTATGTACATTGCCATCTTCGTATTCAGCAACAACCCTATTCTAATGTCTATCGCGATGATCATCGGATTTTTATCCGTTATATCCAGTTCCCTTGTCTATTTATGGATCGGCATAAAATCAACGCAAACGATTCATGTCAATTGCCCCAACTGTGAAAAACAAACGAAAATACTTGGACGGGCAGATGCTTGCATGCATTGTGACGAACCGTTAACCATTGACCCTAATTTGGAAGGGAAAGAATTGGACGCTCGCTATAACCGCAAAAACTTCCAATCATAG
- a CDS encoding dUTP diphosphatase: MEIHVPVKKINPNAKLPTYGSDQAAGFDLYAAEEVILAPGETKSVNLGLAFAIPKGYEIQIRPRSGNSKKTKLRISNAPGTIDADYRGEVAVLLDNTSNLSDGTEKALFSIKGEKEESNIVYSEGTYIIYKHDRIAQGVLTEVPRAIFSETDVLEETVRGSAGFGSTGIK; this comes from the coding sequence ATGGAAATCCACGTTCCGGTGAAAAAAATAAACCCTAATGCAAAATTGCCGACTTATGGCAGTGATCAAGCTGCCGGCTTCGACTTATATGCTGCGGAGGAAGTAATTTTAGCTCCGGGTGAAACAAAATCAGTTAACTTGGGACTGGCTTTCGCAATCCCGAAAGGATACGAAATACAAATTAGACCTCGCAGTGGGAATTCCAAAAAAACAAAATTGCGGATATCCAATGCACCGGGTACGATTGATGCTGATTATCGAGGTGAAGTGGCAGTTCTTCTTGATAATACGTCTAATTTAAGTGATGGTACGGAAAAAGCCCTTTTTTCCATTAAAGGAGAAAAAGAGGAAAGCAATATTGTTTATTCTGAAGGTACTTACATCATTTATAAACATGACCGTATTGCACAAGGTGTTTTAACGGAGGTGCCCAGAGCGATATTTTCCGAAACTGATGTGCTGGAAGAAACTGTACGAGGCTCAGCCGGATTTGGATCAACAGGAATAAAATAA
- a CDS encoding B3/B4 domain-containing protein: protein MITISLHPDLQKYVPSFKIGCIQYESIIIDSPPKELKGRIELFQKTVELDLSEQPITYYEGVKEWRQVFKQIGADPTRYRPSHEALFRRLKQGKGLPSSDSSAIVLNNFFSLYYQMPIGLYDLEQVQGPVEVRTGKDTDEYEGLNGRINHMKGKITNVDHYGAFGSPMVDSKHSAVSSNTKHILQLLYLRPSLSENDAHALTDNIGEMFQQVHGGHVETAVLSKHRPEIK, encoded by the coding sequence ATGATTACGATATCACTGCATCCCGACTTGCAGAAATACGTTCCCTCTTTTAAGATCGGTTGTATTCAATACGAATCCATTATCATCGATTCGCCGCCCAAAGAGTTGAAAGGGCGAATCGAGTTGTTTCAAAAGACCGTCGAACTGGATTTGTCCGAACAACCCATCACCTATTATGAAGGCGTCAAGGAGTGGAGGCAAGTATTTAAACAAATAGGTGCCGACCCAACACGTTATCGTCCATCCCATGAAGCACTCTTTCGACGCTTGAAACAAGGCAAAGGCTTACCGTCATCTGATTCCTCGGCAATCGTGCTGAATAACTTTTTTTCCCTTTATTATCAAATGCCAATTGGCTTGTATGACCTGGAACAGGTGCAGGGACCTGTTGAAGTTCGAACAGGAAAAGATACGGATGAGTATGAAGGGTTAAACGGAAGGATAAATCATATGAAAGGCAAAATAACAAATGTGGATCATTACGGAGCCTTCGGGAGCCCGATGGTCGACAGCAAACATAGCGCTGTCTCTTCAAACACGAAACACATCTTGCAATTGCTTTATTTACGTCCGTCATTATCCGAGAACGATGCGCATGCCCTTACAGATAACATCGGCGAAATGTTCCAACAAGTGCACGGCGGACATGTAGAAACGGCCGTGCTTTCCAAGCATCGACCGGAGATAAAGTGA
- a CDS encoding methylated-DNA--[protein]-cysteine S-methyltransferase, protein MEEPVKFTEMETPIGVLTLVATEKGLCQLLFGDFNETGAKIRMRMAKRNMRREIIRYDAYFRETTKQLQEYFHGRREMFDLPVDMQGTTFQKSVWEVLQRIPYGETQSYKQVAIAIHSPKAVRAIGSANNKNPLPIIIPCHRVIGSNGAIVGYGGGIEKKKKLLELEGA, encoded by the coding sequence ATGGAAGAACCAGTGAAATTCACAGAGATGGAAACCCCGATCGGCGTCCTCACCCTCGTTGCAACCGAGAAAGGTTTGTGCCAATTGCTGTTTGGAGATTTTAACGAAACTGGTGCAAAAATACGGATGCGGATGGCAAAAAGAAATATGCGCAGGGAAATCATCCGGTACGATGCCTATTTTAGGGAAACCACAAAGCAGCTGCAGGAATATTTTCATGGAAGACGAGAGATGTTTGACTTACCGGTGGATATGCAGGGGACCACTTTTCAAAAAAGCGTCTGGGAAGTATTGCAACGCATCCCTTATGGAGAAACACAGTCGTATAAACAAGTAGCGATTGCAATTCACTCTCCAAAAGCCGTGCGCGCGATAGGGTCGGCGAACAATAAAAACCCGCTTCCCATTATTATTCCGTGCCATCGGGTGATCGGAAGCAATGGAGCGATTGTCGGCTACGGCGGCGGGATTGAAAAAAAGAAGAAGCTATTGGAATTGGAAGGTGCTTAG
- a CDS encoding amidase domain-containing protein, with protein sequence MTVDERKCFEREQKRMKQINTRVLKMSGQIVPYRYTSCGDDRTIHYMYDYARFVLANESFYLEESREHRRSVLKGKKIIQDKRLPTSKSVEMKKEASESSGKSFERTSRYNRLEAVKYAERWWNAYNPQYHHFTDNCTNFISQCLKAGGAPMHGAPQRDKGWWYSGDNWSYSWAVAHSMRWYLSGATNGLTAKEVERASDLQPGDIICYDFDGDGHWEHNTIVVMKDGNHEPLVNAQTENSRNRYWSYEDSTAWTPNIAYKFFQINDRLM encoded by the coding sequence ATGACAGTTGATGAGCGCAAATGCTTTGAACGGGAGCAAAAACGAATGAAACAGATCAATACACGTGTGTTGAAGATGAGTGGACAGATTGTCCCTTATCGATATACATCATGCGGCGATGATCGCACCATTCATTATATGTATGATTATGCTCGGTTTGTCCTTGCCAACGAAAGCTTTTATCTCGAGGAATCAAGGGAACATCGACGGTCTGTTTTGAAAGGAAAAAAAATCATCCAGGATAAACGTTTGCCGACGTCAAAATCGGTCGAGATGAAAAAAGAAGCATCCGAATCCTCGGGAAAGTCATTTGAACGAACCTCCCGTTATAACCGACTGGAAGCGGTAAAGTACGCGGAGCGTTGGTGGAATGCTTACAACCCTCAATATCATCATTTTACGGATAATTGCACAAATTTTATTTCCCAGTGTTTAAAGGCAGGGGGGGCACCGATGCATGGTGCTCCTCAGAGAGACAAGGGCTGGTGGTATTCGGGGGACAACTGGAGTTACAGTTGGGCGGTGGCCCATTCCATGCGCTGGTATTTAAGCGGTGCTACGAACGGACTGACGGCGAAAGAGGTGGAACGGGCGTCTGATTTACAACCCGGGGATATTATTTGTTATGATTTCGATGGTGACGGCCACTGGGAGCACAATACGATTGTTGTCATGAAAGACGGAAATCATGAGCCACTTGTGAATGCCCAAACCGAAAACAGCCGAAATCGATATTGGAGCTATGAAGACTCAACGGCTTGGACGCCGAATATCGCGTACAAGTTTTTTCAGATTAATGACCGGTTGATGTGA
- a CDS encoding antibiotic biosynthesis monooxygenase family protein: MYVVMNELKVDPDQKDGLKERFEKSKDRMKDVPGCLEFLFLESEEETDTLVVYTKWETKGDYENWLESDAFKKAHGGKSSSEQQPSTTNRLRSFEVVFHT; the protein is encoded by the coding sequence ATGTATGTGGTGATGAATGAACTGAAAGTGGATCCTGATCAAAAAGATGGCCTGAAAGAGCGTTTTGAAAAAAGTAAAGACCGGATGAAGGATGTACCGGGTTGTTTGGAGTTTCTTTTCTTGGAAAGTGAAGAAGAAACGGATACGTTAGTCGTTTATACGAAGTGGGAGACCAAAGGAGATTACGAGAACTGGTTGGAAAGCGACGCGTTCAAAAAAGCACACGGCGGCAAATCATCGAGTGAACAACAACCATCAACGACAAATCGCCTTCGTTCATTTGAAGTCGTTTTCCATACGTGA